In Pseudodesulfovibrio sp. S3, one DNA window encodes the following:
- a CDS encoding MBL fold metallo-hydrolase, whose amino-acid sequence MYFKQITTPGLGCFSYVIGCPAAGEMIVVDPKRDVQDYLDLSREEGMKIIHVIDTHVHADHVSGAQELKSHTGCDIMLYETSPVSYGFTPLSEGQKLTVGTATLEVLHTPGHTPDALSLLITDLTRGNEPWMLLTGDVLFVNDIGRPDLVGDARLDEQITNLWNSLYVKFKKYPDSLEIFPAHGAGSLCGRGMSSKPSSTLGFERRHNAMLGFENFEEFRLAMSQEFPARPKSFTHIISTNAAGAPLLERCPMDMSMEPMRFEEKMQTGAIVIDVRDAAAYAGYHIPGSLNIGFEASLANWVGMVVEPDADLLLVVASRNDYDRMRTELHRIGYDNILGYLSGGIQSWVYSGRPVDKLAIDSAQELQTCQEQNKPLSLVDVRTPGEVAGGRIPGAVHIPLSDILAGKFNLPEDAHHILYCASGYRSNIAASYLQRHGYWDVRALAGGYLAWSRAGFKTE is encoded by the coding sequence ATGTATTTCAAACAGATCACCACGCCCGGACTTGGTTGTTTTTCCTACGTCATCGGCTGCCCCGCCGCAGGTGAAATGATTGTCGTGGACCCGAAACGCGACGTGCAGGACTACCTGGACCTTTCCCGTGAAGAGGGAATGAAGATCATCCATGTCATCGATACCCATGTCCATGCAGACCACGTATCCGGTGCCCAGGAGCTCAAATCCCATACCGGCTGCGACATCATGCTCTATGAAACCTCACCAGTCAGTTACGGTTTCACACCGCTTTCCGAAGGACAAAAGCTGACCGTGGGCACGGCCACACTGGAAGTATTGCACACCCCGGGCCATACCCCTGACGCTTTGTCATTGTTGATCACCGACCTGACCCGCGGCAATGAACCATGGATGCTGCTCACAGGCGACGTGCTGTTCGTCAATGACATCGGTCGCCCGGACCTGGTGGGCGATGCCAGGCTGGACGAACAGATCACCAATCTCTGGAATTCCCTCTACGTCAAGTTCAAGAAATACCCCGACAGCCTTGAGATCTTCCCCGCGCATGGCGCAGGTTCCCTCTGTGGACGCGGCATGAGCTCCAAGCCCAGCTCCACTCTCGGATTCGAAAGACGCCACAATGCCATGCTCGGCTTTGAGAACTTCGAGGAATTCCGTCTCGCCATGAGCCAGGAATTCCCGGCCCGGCCCAAAAGCTTCACCCACATCATCTCCACCAATGCTGCGGGTGCTCCCCTGCTGGAACGATGCCCCATGGACATGTCCATGGAACCCATGCGGTTCGAGGAAAAAATGCAGACAGGGGCCATAGTCATCGATGTGCGCGATGCCGCCGCCTATGCCGGTTACCATATACCCGGTTCACTGAACATCGGCTTCGAAGCCAGCCTGGCCAATTGGGTCGGCATGGTGGTGGAGCCTGATGCGGACCTACTGCTTGTGGTGGCGTCCCGAAATGACTACGACCGCATGCGCACGGAACTCCACCGCATCGGATACGACAACATTCTCGGCTACCTGTCCGGCGGCATCCAGTCCTGGGTTTACAGCGGCCGCCCTGTGGACAAGCTGGCAATAGACTCAGCACAGGAACTCCAGACCTGTCAGGAGCAGAACAAGCCGCTCAGCCTGGTGGATGTCCGCACCCCGGGCGAGGTTGCGGGCGGCAGAATTCCAGGCGCTGTCCACATCCCGCTCAGCGACATTCTTGCAGGCAAGTTCAATCTGCCCGAGGATGCTCACCATATCCTCTACTGCGCCTCGGGCTACCGTTCCAATATCGCGGCTTCCTACCTGCAACGCCACGGATACTGGGATGTCCGGGCACTGGCAGGCGGCTATCTTGCCTGGAGTCGCGCAGGCTTCAAAACCGAATAG
- a CDS encoding 4Fe-4S dicluster domain-containing protein, with protein MPKTILIDTSRCTACRGCQLACKEWHELPANKTKQWGSHQNPPDLNPNNYKLVRFHDYMDKSGTIRWNFFPDQCRHCDVPPCKETGDIYIDGAILKDEKTGAVVFTDKTKGFDKEQAEQVRESCPYNIPRRNDETGLMSKCTMCNERIHNGMIPACVKVCPTGTMQFGEREDMLKLAEKRLATLKKDWPKAMLADPEDVNVIYLLIDEPKNYHEFSVADASVGPMSKKQFLATLARPFKAMKA; from the coding sequence ATGCCCAAGACAATACTGATAGATACCTCCCGCTGCACAGCCTGCCGCGGTTGCCAATTGGCCTGCAAGGAATGGCACGAACTTCCCGCCAACAAGACGAAACAATGGGGAAGCCATCAAAATCCGCCGGACCTCAATCCCAACAACTACAAACTTGTCCGATTCCACGACTACATGGACAAATCCGGCACCATTCGCTGGAACTTCTTCCCGGATCAGTGCCGTCACTGCGATGTCCCGCCCTGCAAGGAGACCGGCGACATCTACATCGACGGCGCCATCCTCAAGGACGAAAAGACCGGAGCGGTTGTCTTCACCGACAAGACCAAGGGATTCGACAAGGAACAGGCGGAACAGGTCAGGGAATCGTGTCCGTACAACATCCCCAGGCGCAACGATGAAACCGGCCTCATGTCCAAGTGCACCATGTGCAACGAGCGCATTCACAACGGCATGATTCCGGCGTGCGTCAAAGTCTGTCCCACCGGCACCATGCAGTTCGGTGAGCGCGAGGACATGCTCAAACTTGCTGAAAAAAGACTGGCCACCCTGAAAAAGGACTGGCCCAAGGCGATGCTTGCCGATCCGGAAGACGTCAACGTCATCTATCTGTTGATCGACGAGCCCAAGAACTATCATGAGTTCTCAGTTGCAGACGCTTCTGTAGGCCCTATGTCGAAAAAGCAATTCCTCGCCACACTGGCAAGACCATTCAAGGCAATGAAGGCCTAA
- a CDS encoding Na/Pi symporter — MFFSTLTGLFGGLGLFLLGMRLMTKGLRSAAGNALRNILGKWTKTPLRGLFSGFMVTALVQSSSAITVAVIGFVNAGLMTMPQSVGVIFGSNIGTTVTSWIVAAVGISVNVKALALPLIGLGALLRLTGADTRRIHFGDALTGFGLFFLGIEILQTTFQDFGNVVDLSAFNIGGVTGILLFVAIGATLTLLMQSSSAAMALVLTAAMSGIVTLESAAAATIGTNIGTTSTALFSVLGATYNAKKVAAAHIIFNLVTGMIAIMFIPLLLKGVHTLASLSPNYDLATALALFHTAFNLLGVAIFLPFTSRLVAFLDRHIGREVTELGKPRYLDDNVLSAPSLAIDALFMELGRLGEMTRETCQKALTSKFRHKDFIKDRTAIDTLIIAIRSFCVKVQQLDLPAPVAIKMPAVLRVIQYFQKTLNVITEVSQQYAFIDHQLPGVAAVSARAFRREVKDILNIAHTPCSPEFVDIGKSMHQLEDQYHDLKDELLRTGAQGSLELDRMVALLEYYSHMRLMCEQAVKGTTYWSLLRDINLTCVNADPKNEYAWKREA; from the coding sequence ATGTTTTTTTCCACCCTCACTGGACTTTTCGGCGGCCTCGGCCTCTTCCTGCTCGGCATGAGACTGATGACCAAGGGGCTGCGCAGTGCTGCTGGGAATGCCTTGCGCAACATCCTTGGCAAATGGACCAAAACGCCCCTGCGCGGACTTTTTTCCGGCTTCATGGTCACAGCCCTGGTCCAATCCTCCAGCGCCATCACCGTGGCCGTTATCGGCTTCGTCAACGCAGGCCTCATGACCATGCCCCAATCCGTAGGCGTGATCTTCGGCAGCAACATCGGCACCACCGTGACCAGTTGGATAGTGGCGGCTGTGGGCATCAGCGTAAACGTCAAGGCCCTGGCCCTGCCGCTCATCGGCCTGGGCGCCCTGTTGCGACTTACCGGAGCAGACACTCGCCGCATACACTTCGGAGATGCCCTGACCGGCTTCGGCCTCTTTTTTCTCGGCATCGAGATCCTGCAAACGACCTTCCAGGATTTCGGCAATGTGGTCGACCTGTCGGCCTTCAACATCGGCGGAGTGACCGGCATCCTCCTTTTCGTCGCCATCGGCGCAACGCTGACCCTGCTGATGCAAAGCTCCAGCGCAGCCATGGCCCTGGTCCTGACCGCAGCCATGTCAGGTATCGTCACCTTGGAAAGCGCTGCCGCAGCTACCATCGGCACCAACATCGGCACAACATCCACAGCCCTGTTTTCCGTACTGGGTGCAACCTATAATGCCAAGAAGGTGGCTGCCGCCCACATCATCTTCAACCTTGTCACGGGCATGATTGCCATCATGTTCATTCCCTTGCTCCTCAAAGGGGTCCACACCTTGGCCTCGCTGTCTCCAAACTATGATCTGGCCACGGCCCTGGCCCTGTTCCATACGGCCTTCAACCTGCTCGGCGTCGCCATATTCCTGCCCTTCACCTCAAGACTGGTCGCCTTTCTCGACCGGCACATCGGCCGGGAAGTCACCGAATTGGGCAAACCGAGATATCTGGATGACAACGTGCTTTCTGCCCCCTCGCTGGCCATTGACGCCCTGTTCATGGAGCTGGGCCGCCTCGGCGAAATGACCCGGGAGACCTGCCAGAAAGCGCTGACTTCCAAATTCCGACATAAGGATTTCATCAAGGACAGGACCGCAATCGACACCCTGATCATCGCCATTCGAAGTTTTTGCGTAAAGGTCCAGCAATTGGATCTGCCGGCACCGGTGGCCATCAAGATGCCGGCGGTCCTCAGGGTTATCCAGTATTTTCAAAAAACGCTGAACGTCATCACCGAAGTGTCCCAACAATATGCTTTCATCGACCACCAACTGCCGGGAGTCGCTGCCGTATCAGCTCGGGCATTTCGGCGGGAAGTCAAGGATATCCTCAACATAGCGCACACGCCCTGCTCTCCAGAATTCGTGGATATCGGCAAGTCGATGCACCAGCTTGAGGACCAATATCACGACCTAAAAGATGAATTGCTCAGAACAGGCGCACAGGGTAGTCTTGAACTCGACAGGATGGTAGCCCTGCTCGAATACTACTCGCACATGCGCCTCATGTGCGAACAGGCCGTCAAGGGAACCACCTATTGGTCGTTGTTGCGAGACATCAATCTGACCTGTGTAAATGCCGACCCAAAAAACGAATACGCATGGAAACGTGAAGCATAA
- a CDS encoding formate dehydrogenase accessory protein FdhE: MHSKTVNSTLEAIQKRSPAYSELTTRFGPLLLEKALLMDELTTANIKAPAMDVSRLSAGVPILADMDCTPWTDLMQTSIGRLLPIVAEILQLDTNDMNALQAYLDHPEHISGLAQALIEGNWKHFENTSVQLNIKPATLLYISETVFGPVFRAIVGSLGESLSELHWEHGSCPACGSTPTIAYLSPKETTELDQLVGGGGKKYLHCSLCGHDWRFKRNGCPACGNDENNTRDIFTVDNRSHERIEACGACGTYILGIDLRECAELPDLDTIHIGLIHLDIHAQDQGLMPMARTIWNSLGT; the protein is encoded by the coding sequence ATGCACTCGAAAACGGTCAACTCCACTCTCGAAGCGATACAAAAACGCTCACCTGCATACAGCGAACTGACCACACGGTTCGGCCCGCTGCTGCTGGAGAAAGCCCTGCTTATGGACGAACTGACGACCGCCAACATCAAAGCGCCCGCCATGGACGTCTCACGGCTTTCGGCCGGTGTCCCGATCTTGGCTGATATGGACTGCACGCCGTGGACCGATCTGATGCAGACATCGATCGGCCGACTGCTTCCGATCGTGGCAGAGATACTCCAACTTGATACGAACGACATGAACGCCTTACAGGCGTACCTGGACCATCCTGAACATATTTCGGGACTTGCCCAAGCGCTGATTGAAGGCAATTGGAAACACTTTGAGAACACCTCCGTACAGCTCAACATCAAACCCGCAACCCTGCTGTATATTTCAGAGACCGTTTTCGGGCCTGTCTTTCGTGCTATAGTCGGCAGCTTGGGCGAGTCCCTTTCCGAGCTGCATTGGGAGCACGGTTCCTGTCCGGCCTGCGGCTCCACCCCGACCATCGCTTATCTTTCCCCCAAGGAAACGACCGAGCTGGACCAGCTTGTGGGTGGCGGCGGCAAGAAGTATCTGCATTGCTCGCTGTGCGGCCACGACTGGCGGTTCAAACGCAACGGCTGTCCCGCCTGCGGCAACGATGAAAACAACACCAGGGACATCTTCACCGTGGACAACCGTTCCCATGAACGGATCGAGGCATGCGGAGCATGCGGCACCTACATCCTTGGCATTGACCTGCGCGAATGCGCTGAATTGCCCGATCTGGACACGATCCACATTGGCCTGATCCATCTGGATATCCACGCTCAGGACCAGGGGCTCATGCCAATGGCCAGGACCATCTGGAACAGCTTGGGCACCTAG
- a CDS encoding formate dehydrogenase accessory sulfurtransferase FdhD — MSTLQQPLLRLPTGPADREQSYRDAGHEPAIKLVSSTMLKRYVDGRLIQSKDMVAVEAPLHIHLSGHPEIVIARTPGDDIHLITGHLFSLGLIKSVDDLLGIQFTGNDKDQAVVSLKQYRRQDCILPIDAHLRIHPEELFLLRNQFEERQKLYHSTGSTHAAALFHRNGHMVAYGEDVSRHCAFDKAVGKAIARGALADADIAMLTSRLAQELTVKAAMANIPILCGFSAASSAGISFAQRNDITLIGRIRRDSFTVYVDSHRIYS; from the coding sequence ATGTCCACATTGCAACAGCCCCTTCTCCGTCTCCCCACCGGTCCCGCCGACCGGGAGCAGTCATATCGTGATGCAGGCCATGAACCAGCCATCAAGCTGGTCAGCTCCACCATGCTGAAACGCTATGTTGACGGCAGGCTCATTCAAAGCAAAGACATGGTGGCCGTGGAGGCACCTCTGCACATCCACCTCTCCGGCCATCCCGAGATCGTCATCGCGCGCACGCCCGGCGATGACATTCACCTCATAACCGGCCATCTTTTTTCCCTTGGATTGATCAAATCCGTCGATGACCTCCTCGGCATCCAGTTCACCGGCAACGACAAGGATCAGGCCGTTGTTTCGCTTAAACAATATCGTCGCCAGGACTGCATTCTTCCGATCGATGCGCATCTCCGCATTCATCCGGAAGAGCTGTTCCTCCTGAGAAACCAATTCGAGGAACGGCAAAAGTTGTACCACAGCACCGGCTCCACTCATGCGGCGGCCCTGTTCCACAGAAACGGCCATATGGTTGCCTACGGCGAAGACGTCAGCCGACACTGTGCCTTTGACAAGGCCGTGGGCAAGGCAATAGCGCGGGGAGCCTTGGCCGACGCCGACATCGCCATGCTCACCTCCCGCCTGGCTCAGGAATTGACCGTCAAAGCGGCCATGGCGAATATTCCGATTTTGTGCGGTTTTTCCGCAGCCTCCAGTGCGGGAATCTCCTTTGCCCAACGCAATGACATCACCTTGATCGGGCGCATCAGAAGGGACAGTTTCACCGTATACGTCGACAGTCATCGTATATATTCCTGA